Proteins from one Impatiens glandulifera chromosome 2, dImpGla2.1, whole genome shotgun sequence genomic window:
- the LOC124927671 gene encoding probable phospholipid hydroperoxide glutathione peroxidase, with protein sequence MLRLCSPSLIRRNLSTTLRLFHLPKPSSFTASIRSYSIRKGFSPSSSSKYYSTSCYLGILAAGSSNTHRTMASSASQNAKSVHDFTVKDARGKDVDLSIYKGKVLLIVNVASQCGLTNSNYTELTKLYEDYKDKGLEILAFPCNQFGGQEPGNNEQIIEFACTRFKAEYPIFDKVDVNGANTSPIYKFLKSSKGGFLGDDIKWNFSKFLVDKDGNVVNRYAPTTSPLSIEKDIKELLTSKL encoded by the exons ATGCTTCGTCTTTGTTCCCCTTCACTCATTCGAAGAAATCTAAGCACAACCCTGCGCCTCTTCCATCTTCCCAAACCATCCTCCTTTACCGCATCTATCCGGAGCTATTCGATAAGAAAAGGGTtttcaccatcatcatcatcaaagtaTTATAGTACATCTTGCTATCTTGGAATTTTAGCCGCGGGTTCTTCTAACACTCACCGAACGATGGCAAGCAGCGCTTCACAGAATGCCAAATCAGTCCATGACTTCACCGTCAAG GATGCTAGAGGAAAGGATGTGGACCTTAGCATTTACAAAGGGAAGGTTCTCCTGATTGTCAATGTCGCATCTCAATG TGGTCTCACCAATTCGAACTACACGGAATTGACCAAGTTATATGAGGATTATAAGGATAAAG GTCTTGAGATCTTGGCTTTTCCCTGTAATCAGTTTGGGGGACAGGAACCTGGGAATAATGAACAGATTATTGAGTTTGCTTGCACTCGATTTAAGGCTGAATATCCCATCTTTGATAAG gttgATGTTAATGGTGCAAACACCTCTCCAATATACAAGTTCTTGAAATCAAGCAAAGGTGGGTTCCTTGGGGATGACATTAAATGgaatttctcaaaatttctgGTTGATAAGGATGGGAATGTTGTTAATCGTTATGCACCCACCACCTCACCTCTTAGCATCGAG AAGGACATTAAGGAACTGTTAACCTCAAAGCTCTGA